DNA from Paraburkholderia largidicola:
ACGTCGAGGGAGGACGTGCGGGAGGGAAACATGATGACGATCCGGTAAGGAGGGTATATCGGTGGCGTTTTTGTGCTTTTCCTTACCAGAACAGCTGACGATACAAGCTTATTCCATCGAAATTGCGCCTCGGTGTACGCGCGACGGAGCGACCCGGCGCGAGCGATTTCACACGTCGCGCGGCAACACAAGCTCCGCCTCGAGCCCACCCGCCGCGCGATTGCGCAACGTCAACGTCCCGCCATGCGTCGCCGCGATGCTTTGCGCAATCGTCAACCCAAGCCCAGTGCCGCCACTCGCACCCGTTCCCTCCGCACGCGCCGCATTCCCGCGAAAATACGGCTCGAACACGCGCGCCAGCATCGTTTCATCCGGAATACCCGGGCCGTTGTCACGGATCGCGATGCGCACCGCGCGTCCGTCATCGACAACATGAATCGCTGCCTCGCCGCCATACCGGATCGCGTTGTCGAGCAGATTCTGCAAACAGCGCTTCAGATTGCGCGGATAACCCGCAACCGGTCGCGCCGCCTGCCCTTCCACCGCGACCGGATGCCCGGCCTCACGCGCATCTTCGACCAGCCCTTCGAGCATCGAATCGACATCGATTTCATGCCGCGCTTCCGTCACTTCGATGCCTTGCACGGCATCGAGCGTCGCGCGCACCATCGCCTCCATGTCGTCGAGATCGCCGCGCAGCCGATCGCGCCATTGTTCGTCGGGCAACATCTCCACGCGCAGACGTAGCCTGGTCAACGGCGAGCGCAGATCGTGCGACACGGCGGTCAAGAACCGTGCGCGTCCAGCAAAGCTTTCCGTCAGTTGACGCTGCATCGAGTTGAACGACATCGCCGCGCTGCACACTTCGAGCGGCCCGCTGACGGGCAGCGGCGGCCGGTAGATGTTGCGGCCGAGCGCATCGGCGGCTTTGGCAAGATCGCGCAGCGGCTGAACCGCAAAACGCACGGCAACGAACGCCAGCACGCAGATCGCCACGAAACGAAGCAGATAGATCCTGACGAGATAGTCGAACACCAGCGAGCCCGGCTCGCTCAGCATGCCCGCCTGCCCTTCATTGGCCTGCACGTCGAGCCACTTGCCATCGGGCAGTTTCATCTGCACGTGGAAATCGCCCGTCGGCATGCGCGAATCGAACAGACTGAGAATGCCCTTGTGCTTGTGCTCTTCGTCGCGCAGTTCGGCATCGATCAGGCGCACGTCGATCGGCTCGCCAAGTCGCCGCCGAATCACGCCCGCGATCAGATCGCCGACCGTGCGCTTCGCAAG
Protein-coding regions in this window:
- a CDS encoding ATP-binding protein, coding for MKLRPWPDSLFGRLVMILAVGMFAGQLLTSTIWFDTHDNRTLEIPARLFASRLADTVRLLQHAPDAAARDAIVSQLSDARYRLQWTDTPQPVQQTSLAKRTVGDLIAGVIRRRLGEPIDVRLIDAELRDEEHKHKGILSLFDSRMPTGDFHVQMKLPDGKWLDVQANEGQAGMLSEPGSLVFDYLVRIYLLRFVAICVLAFVAVRFAVQPLRDLAKAADALGRNIYRPPLPVSGPLEVCSAAMSFNSMQRQLTESFAGRARFLTAVSHDLRSPLTRLRLRVEMLPDEQWRDRLRGDLDDMEAMVRATLDAVQGIEVTEARHEIDVDSMLEGLVEDAREAGHPVAVEGQAARPVAGYPRNLKRCLQNLLDNAIRYGGEAAIHVVDDGRAVRIAIRDNGPGIPDETMLARVFEPYFRGNAARAEGTGASGGTGLGLTIAQSIAATHGGTLTLRNRAAGGLEAELVLPRDV